Proteins co-encoded in one Sebastes umbrosus isolate fSebUmb1 chromosome 20, fSebUmb1.pri, whole genome shotgun sequence genomic window:
- the LOC119478964 gene encoding synergistic-like venom protein has product MKTVILALLVLVVVSQGEALQCRCGGTSKICSGPVETCAGSNNVCASIIIQTGPHVSDIQGCMTAHNCALLTNSNVASGRCCRTDMCNR; this is encoded by the exons ATGAAGACTGTGATTCTCGCTCTTCTGGTGTTGGTGGTTGTCAGTCAGG gtgAAGCCTTGCAGTGTCGCTGTGGAGGCACCTCAAAGATATGTTCAGGCCCTGTGGAGACCTGTGCCGGATCAAATAACGTCTGTGCCAGCATCATCATTCAAACTGGACCCC ATGTCAGTGACATTCAGGGTTGCATGACTGCACATAACTGTGCACTGCTGACTAATTCAAACGTAGCATCTGGCAGGTGCTGCAGGACTGATATGTGCAACAGATAA